The following are encoded in a window of Telmatobacter sp. DSM 110680 genomic DNA:
- a CDS encoding phosphoglucomutase/phosphomannomutase family protein produces the protein MPHPQIKFGTDGWRGVIADDFTFANVRTAAAAIAAYVHAQEDPAKGLCIGYDSRFGSKAFARACADVVAATGIPVALANDITPTPALSYGVRGRGAAGGIMITSSHNPAQWNGVKYKAWYGGSGKPSIISAIETYLDKPVSQAAQPAVIEEVDFLPPYLTAIESFADLNLIAKSGMKFAIDSMYGAGRTILSDIFTRIGVDHVQIRGNIDPLFPGINPEPIEPHIRALGEAAVAHKCHAGLCTDGDADRIGATDENGNFVDPHKIFSVLLSWVLRRKGWTGAVTRAFNTTKMLDRIAKKHGRELIEHGIGFKFVCDYMLEREIVMGGEESGGIGFQRHLPERDGLLNALLLANVMAEEKKTLGQLVADLQAEYGEHQYGRIDLHIPDAIKNAAIARARALHIGDTSIAGMPILRQETLDGVKFYLDNPEAKTKPNAAETWILLRASGTEPLMRIYTESTSKEAVAKLLESGRAFAMSA, from the coding sequence ATGCCTCACCCACAAATCAAGTTCGGCACCGACGGCTGGCGCGGCGTCATCGCCGATGACTTTACATTTGCCAATGTCCGCACTGCCGCTGCAGCGATAGCCGCATACGTCCATGCGCAGGAGGATCCCGCAAAGGGCCTCTGCATCGGCTACGACTCGCGCTTCGGCTCCAAGGCATTTGCGCGTGCCTGCGCAGACGTCGTGGCGGCTACGGGCATTCCCGTGGCACTGGCTAACGACATCACACCTACCCCGGCACTGAGTTACGGCGTGCGCGGACGCGGCGCAGCAGGCGGCATCATGATCACGTCGTCGCACAACCCCGCGCAGTGGAACGGCGTGAAGTACAAAGCGTGGTACGGTGGATCGGGCAAGCCGTCCATCATTTCTGCTATCGAGACTTATCTCGACAAGCCGGTTTCACAAGCTGCGCAGCCGGCTGTGATTGAAGAAGTCGATTTTCTTCCGCCATATCTGACGGCCATTGAGAGCTTTGCCGATCTTAACCTGATTGCGAAGTCGGGAATGAAGTTTGCCATCGACTCGATGTATGGCGCGGGGCGGACGATTCTGTCGGATATTTTTACCCGCATCGGGGTTGATCACGTGCAGATTCGCGGCAATATCGATCCGCTGTTCCCGGGTATCAATCCTGAGCCAATCGAGCCGCACATTCGCGCGCTGGGCGAGGCGGCGGTGGCGCACAAGTGCCACGCAGGCTTGTGTACCGATGGCGATGCTGACCGTATTGGAGCTACGGATGAGAATGGGAATTTCGTCGATCCGCACAAGATTTTTTCAGTGCTGCTGAGCTGGGTGTTGCGGCGCAAGGGCTGGACGGGCGCGGTGACGCGGGCATTCAATACGACGAAGATGCTGGACCGGATTGCGAAGAAGCATGGGCGCGAGCTGATCGAGCACGGTATCGGATTCAAGTTTGTGTGCGACTACATGCTGGAGCGCGAGATTGTGATGGGTGGCGAGGAGTCGGGCGGCATTGGATTTCAGCGACATCTGCCGGAGCGTGACGGATTATTGAACGCGCTGCTGCTTGCGAATGTGATGGCGGAAGAGAAGAAGACGCTGGGCCAGCTTGTCGCCGATCTGCAGGCCGAATATGGCGAGCATCAGTACGGGCGCATCGATCTGCACATTCCCGACGCCATCAAAAACGCGGCTATTGCGAGGGCGAGAGCGTTGCACATTGGCGATACATCGATCGCGGGCATGCCAATCCTGCGCCAGGAGACGCTCGACGGCGTGAAGTTCTACCTCGACAATCCCGAAGCGAAGACCAAGCCGAATGCGGCAGAGACATGGATACTGTTGCGCGCCAGCGGCACCGAGCCGCTCATGCGCATCTATACCGAATCGACGTCGAAAGAAGCAGTAGCAAAACTACTCGAGTCGGGCCGAGCCTTCGCGATGAGTGCATAG